In a single window of the Bombus affinis isolate iyBomAffi1 unplaced genomic scaffold, iyBomAffi1.2 ctg00000059.1, whole genome shotgun sequence genome:
- the LOC126926784 gene encoding uncharacterized protein LOC126926784 isoform X2, with translation MSAPPSGRGSTHNLQLDIMDDIADLKARKVRLRMYRTSTEQVYEIQPLEGNSSAQRHTQQPKQRFSEMPTPSVSPTSSLRKRVSELPRAASASVSGAAGIVCSNTDLISILSSLACSATEINRCGEEAPSSRDDSKSNWPGKTTEQKGSRSKSFRSNSFDVSTLHGAKSKLSGSSKAAISTFMTPSNWFTKRHQPMSKKPEDLVTASLSLKFDKSKVVKAVKETLGKKSPNSEVKHKVVWDNTSGTKVDAQVCDVVHNVQPKIVRTSSTARWCGHSRLWVSTIRQYSGHASKRKTGD, from the exons atgtccgcaccaccgagcggtagaggaagcACGCACAATCTTcagttggacattatggacgacatcgcagacctaaaagcgaggaag gtgcgcttaaggatgtacaggacgtcgacggagcaagtgtacgaaatacagccgctggagggtaacagttccgctcaacgtcacactcaacagccgaaacaacgattctctgaaatgcctactccgtcggtttcgccgacatcttctctccgaaagcgcgtctcggaactgccaagagccgcgagtgcatccgtttccggcgctgcgggcattgtctgctctaatacggatctgatatcgatcctaagctcgttagcgtgttccgcgacggaaatcaaccgatgcggcgaggaagcgccgagttcgcgggacgatagcaaatcaaactggcccggaaaaacgaccgaacagaaaggaagtcgatcgaagagcttccgttccaacagcttcgacgtgtcgacattgcacggagctaaaagtaagcttagcggatcctcgaaagccgctatttcgacctttatgacaccgtcgaattggttcacgaagagacaccaaccgatgtcgaagaagccggaagatttggtaacggccagtttaagtctcaagttcgataaatcgaaggtagtgaaggcggtgaaggaaacgttgggtaaaaagtcccctaatagcgaggtcaaacacaaagtcgtatgggacaacactagtggaaccaaagtggacgctcag gtctgcgatgtcgtccataatgtccaaccgaagattgtgcgtacttcctctaccgctcggtggtgcggacattctagactctgggtctcgacgattcggcaatattctggtcacgcctccaagaggaaaaccggcgattga